In Gopherus flavomarginatus isolate rGopFla2 chromosome 5, rGopFla2.mat.asm, whole genome shotgun sequence, one DNA window encodes the following:
- the NADSYN1 gene encoding glutamine-dependent NAD(+) synthetase isoform X5, which produces MGRTVTVATCALNQWALDFDGNLARILKSIEIAKYKGARYRLGPELEICGYGCSDHYYESDTLLHSFEVLAKLLESPATQDIICDVGMPVMCRNVRYNCRVIFLNKKILLIRPKMILANTGNYRELRWFTPWSRARFVEEYFLPRMIQEVTGQETVPFGDAVLATKDTCLGSEICEELWAPNSPHIEMGLDGVEIFTNSSGSHHVLRKAHTRVNMVNSATAKSGGIYVLANQKGCDGDRLYYDGCAMISMNGDTIAQGSQFSLNDVEVLVATLDLEDVRSYRAEISCRNLEASKVNSYSRIKVNFALSCSDDICIPACEPIQWRYHSPEEEICLGPACWLWDYLRRSNLAGFFLPLSGGIDSSATACIVYSMCHQVCLAVKNGNQGVLADVRRIVNDETYTPEDSQEFCGHIFTTCYMASENSSQDTYNRAKLLAEQIGSYHINLNIDVAVKAIVGIFSMVMGRSPQFRVHGGSSRENLALQNVQARIRMVLAYLFAQLSHWARGMPGGLLVLGSANVDESLHGYLTKYDCSSADINPVGGISKTDLRSFIQYCMENFQLTALRSIISAPPTAELEPLADGQVSQTDECPFCV; this is translated from the exons TGGCTATGGCTGTTCAGATCACTATTATGAATCTGATACGCTGTTACATTCATTTGAAGTTCTGGCAAAGCTTTTGGAATCTCCTGCCACTCAAGACATCATCTGTGATGTGGGAAT GCCTGTTATGTGCAGAAATGTTCGCTACAACTGTAGAGTGATCTTTTTAAACAA gaaaattcttCTGATCAGGCCAAAGATGATACTGGCAAATACAGGAAATTACAGGGAACTTCGATGGTTTACCCCATGGAGCAGAGCACG GTTTGTGGAGGAATATTTTCTCCCCAGGATGATACAGGAGGTGACAGGACAG GAAACTGTTCCTTTTGGTGATGCAGTGCTAGCAACCAAAGATACATGCCTAGGGAGTGAAATCTGTGAAGAGCTGTGGGCACCAAATAG CCCTCATATTGAAATGGGTCTTGATGGGGTAGAGATCTTCACTAATTCATCAGGGAGTCACCATGTGCTGCGGAAAGCTCATACCCGTGTGAATATGGTAAATTCTGCAACAGCAAAG agTGGTGGGATTTACGTCTTAGCCAATCAGAAAGGCTGTGATGGTGATCGTCTGTACTATGATGGTTGTGCCATGATTTCTATGAATGGAGACACTATTGCTCAAGGATCCCAGTTTTCACTGAATGATGTG GAAGTCTTGGTTGCTACACTGGATTTGGAAGATGTTCGAAGTTATAGGGCAGAAATTTCATGTCGTAACCTAGAG GCAAGCAAAGTGAATtcctattccagaataaaagtgaaTTTTGCTCTGTCGTGTTCTGATGATATCTGTATACCTGCATGTGAGCCAATCCAGTGGAGATATCATAGTCCAGAGGAAGAAATCTG TCTTGGCCCTGCATGCTGGCTTTGGGACTACTTAAGACGCAGTAATCTG GCAGGATTTTTTCTACCGCTTAGTGGTGGAATTGACAGCTCTGCTACAGCTTGCATTGTATACTCCATGTGTCACCAGGTTTGCCTTGCAGTCAAGAATGGAA ATCAAGGTGTGCTAGCCGATGTACGTAGGATAGTGAATGATGAGACCTATACTCCTGAGGATTCCCAGGAATTCTGTGGACATATCTTCACCACTTGTTACATGGCTAGCGAGAACTCCTCCCAGGATACATACAACAGGGCCAAATTATTGGCTGAACAAATAGGCAG CTATCATATAAATCTAAACATAGATGTGGCAGTGAAAGCCATTGTGGGGATTTTCAGTATGGTGATGGGCAGATCTCCCCAGTTTCGTGTCCatggagggagcagcagggaaaATCTGGCACTGCAAAATGTGCAG GCTAGAATAAGAATGGTCCTTGCCTACTTGTTTGCTCAGCTGAGTCATTGGGCTCGTGGGATGCCTGGTGGGCTTCTAGTGCTTGGATCAGCCAATGTGGACGAAAG TCTTCACGGATACTTGACCAAGTACGATTGCTCCAGTGCCGATATCAATCCTGTTGGTGGAATCAGCAAGACTGACCTGAGAAGTTTCATACAGTATTGTATGGAAAACTTCCAGCTTACAGCACTCAGAAG TATTATATCAGCTCCACCAACTGCAGAGTTAGAGCCCCTTGCAGATGGACAAGTGTCTCAAACTGATGAG TGCCCTTTTTGTGTATGA
- the NADSYN1 gene encoding glutamine-dependent NAD(+) synthetase isoform X2, whose translation MGRTVTVATCALNQWALDFDGNLARILKSIEIAKYKGARYRLGPELEICGYGCSDHYYESDTLLHSFEVLAKLLESPATQDIICDVGMPVMCRNVRYNCRVIFLNKKILLIRPKMILANTGNYRELRWFTPWSRARFVEEYFLPRMIQEVTGQETVPFGDAVLATKDTCLGSEICEELWAPNSPHIEMGLDGVEIFTNSSGSHHVLRKAHTRVNMVNSATAKSGGIYVLANQKGCDGDRLYYDGCAMISMNGDTIAQGSQFSLNDVEVLVATLDLEDVRSYRAEISCRNLEASKVNSYSRIKVNFALSCSDDICIPACEPIQWRYHSPEEEICLGPACWLWDYLRRSNLAGFFLPLSGGIDSSATACIVYSMCHQVCLAVKNGNQGVLADVRRIVNDETYTPEDSQEFCGHIFTTCYMASENSSQDTYNRAKLLAEQIGSYHINLNIDVAVKAIVGIFSMVMGRSPQFRVHGGSSRENLALQNVQARIRMVLAYLFAQLSHWARGMPGGLLVLGSANVDESLHGYLTKYDCSSADINPVGGISKTDLRSFIQYCMENFQLTALRSIISAPPTAELEPLADGQVSQTDEEDMGMTYTELSVYGKLRKMAKAGPYSMFCKLINMWKEICTPREVASKVKHFFRMYSINRHKMTTLTPAYHAENYSPEDNRFDLRPFLYNSTWSWQFRSIDKQVSNLESKEGKPVPEDVD comes from the exons TGGCTATGGCTGTTCAGATCACTATTATGAATCTGATACGCTGTTACATTCATTTGAAGTTCTGGCAAAGCTTTTGGAATCTCCTGCCACTCAAGACATCATCTGTGATGTGGGAAT GCCTGTTATGTGCAGAAATGTTCGCTACAACTGTAGAGTGATCTTTTTAAACAA gaaaattcttCTGATCAGGCCAAAGATGATACTGGCAAATACAGGAAATTACAGGGAACTTCGATGGTTTACCCCATGGAGCAGAGCACG GTTTGTGGAGGAATATTTTCTCCCCAGGATGATACAGGAGGTGACAGGACAG GAAACTGTTCCTTTTGGTGATGCAGTGCTAGCAACCAAAGATACATGCCTAGGGAGTGAAATCTGTGAAGAGCTGTGGGCACCAAATAG CCCTCATATTGAAATGGGTCTTGATGGGGTAGAGATCTTCACTAATTCATCAGGGAGTCACCATGTGCTGCGGAAAGCTCATACCCGTGTGAATATGGTAAATTCTGCAACAGCAAAG agTGGTGGGATTTACGTCTTAGCCAATCAGAAAGGCTGTGATGGTGATCGTCTGTACTATGATGGTTGTGCCATGATTTCTATGAATGGAGACACTATTGCTCAAGGATCCCAGTTTTCACTGAATGATGTG GAAGTCTTGGTTGCTACACTGGATTTGGAAGATGTTCGAAGTTATAGGGCAGAAATTTCATGTCGTAACCTAGAG GCAAGCAAAGTGAATtcctattccagaataaaagtgaaTTTTGCTCTGTCGTGTTCTGATGATATCTGTATACCTGCATGTGAGCCAATCCAGTGGAGATATCATAGTCCAGAGGAAGAAATCTG TCTTGGCCCTGCATGCTGGCTTTGGGACTACTTAAGACGCAGTAATCTG GCAGGATTTTTTCTACCGCTTAGTGGTGGAATTGACAGCTCTGCTACAGCTTGCATTGTATACTCCATGTGTCACCAGGTTTGCCTTGCAGTCAAGAATGGAA ATCAAGGTGTGCTAGCCGATGTACGTAGGATAGTGAATGATGAGACCTATACTCCTGAGGATTCCCAGGAATTCTGTGGACATATCTTCACCACTTGTTACATGGCTAGCGAGAACTCCTCCCAGGATACATACAACAGGGCCAAATTATTGGCTGAACAAATAGGCAG CTATCATATAAATCTAAACATAGATGTGGCAGTGAAAGCCATTGTGGGGATTTTCAGTATGGTGATGGGCAGATCTCCCCAGTTTCGTGTCCatggagggagcagcagggaaaATCTGGCACTGCAAAATGTGCAG GCTAGAATAAGAATGGTCCTTGCCTACTTGTTTGCTCAGCTGAGTCATTGGGCTCGTGGGATGCCTGGTGGGCTTCTAGTGCTTGGATCAGCCAATGTGGACGAAAG TCTTCACGGATACTTGACCAAGTACGATTGCTCCAGTGCCGATATCAATCCTGTTGGTGGAATCAGCAAGACTGACCTGAGAAGTTTCATACAGTATTGTATGGAAAACTTCCAGCTTACAGCACTCAGAAG TATTATATCAGCTCCACCAACTGCAGAGTTAGAGCCCCTTGCAGATGGACAAGTGTCTCAAACTGATGAG GAAGATATGGGGATGACATACACAGAGCTCTCAGTCTATGGCAAACTAAGGAAGATGGCCAAGGCTGGACCTTACAGCATGTTTTGTAAGCTGATCAATATGTGGAAGGAGATCTGTACCCCAAGAGag GTGGCATCCAAGGTTAAGCATTTTTTCAGGATGTACTCAATTAACAGACATAAAATGACCACCCTCACACCTGCCTATCATGCTGAAAACTACAGTCCTGAGGACAACCGATTTGACCTGAGACCTTTCCTTTACAACTCCACCTGGTCCTGGCAGTTTAGGTCTATAGATAAACAG GTTTCCAATCTAGAAAGTAAGGAAGGGAAGCCTGTACCTGAAGATGTGGACTGA
- the NADSYN1 gene encoding glutamine-dependent NAD(+) synthetase isoform X4: MGRTVTVATCALNQWALDFDGNLARILKSIEIAKYKGARYRLGPELEICGYGCSDHYYESDTLLHSFEVLAKLLESPATQDIICDVGMPVMCRNVRYNCRVIFLNKKILLIRPKMILANTGNYRELRWFTPWSRARFVEEYFLPRMIQEVTGQETVPFGDAVLATKDTCLGSEICEELWAPNSPHIEMGLDGVEIFTNSSGSHHVLRKAHTRVNMVNSATAKSGGIYVLANQKGCDGDRLYYDGCAMISMNGDTIAQGSQFSLNDVEVLVATLDLEDVRSYRAEISCRNLEASKVNSYSRIKVNFALSCSDDICIPACEPIQWRYHSPEEEICLGPACWLWDYLRRSNLAGFFLPLSGGIDSSATACIVYSMCHQVCLAVKNGNQGVLADVRRIVNDETYTPEDSQEFCGHIFTTCYMASENSSQDTYNRAKLLAEQIGSYHINLNIDVAVKAIVGIFSMVMGRSPQFRVHGGSSRENLALQNVQARIRMVLAYLFAQLSHWARGMPGGLLVLGSANVDESLHGYLTKYDCSSADINPVGGISKTDLRSFIQYCMENFQLTALRSIISAPPTAELEPLADGQVSQTDEVMGSDFKKCCGRYGDDIHRALSLWQTKEDGQGWTLQHVL; the protein is encoded by the exons TGGCTATGGCTGTTCAGATCACTATTATGAATCTGATACGCTGTTACATTCATTTGAAGTTCTGGCAAAGCTTTTGGAATCTCCTGCCACTCAAGACATCATCTGTGATGTGGGAAT GCCTGTTATGTGCAGAAATGTTCGCTACAACTGTAGAGTGATCTTTTTAAACAA gaaaattcttCTGATCAGGCCAAAGATGATACTGGCAAATACAGGAAATTACAGGGAACTTCGATGGTTTACCCCATGGAGCAGAGCACG GTTTGTGGAGGAATATTTTCTCCCCAGGATGATACAGGAGGTGACAGGACAG GAAACTGTTCCTTTTGGTGATGCAGTGCTAGCAACCAAAGATACATGCCTAGGGAGTGAAATCTGTGAAGAGCTGTGGGCACCAAATAG CCCTCATATTGAAATGGGTCTTGATGGGGTAGAGATCTTCACTAATTCATCAGGGAGTCACCATGTGCTGCGGAAAGCTCATACCCGTGTGAATATGGTAAATTCTGCAACAGCAAAG agTGGTGGGATTTACGTCTTAGCCAATCAGAAAGGCTGTGATGGTGATCGTCTGTACTATGATGGTTGTGCCATGATTTCTATGAATGGAGACACTATTGCTCAAGGATCCCAGTTTTCACTGAATGATGTG GAAGTCTTGGTTGCTACACTGGATTTGGAAGATGTTCGAAGTTATAGGGCAGAAATTTCATGTCGTAACCTAGAG GCAAGCAAAGTGAATtcctattccagaataaaagtgaaTTTTGCTCTGTCGTGTTCTGATGATATCTGTATACCTGCATGTGAGCCAATCCAGTGGAGATATCATAGTCCAGAGGAAGAAATCTG TCTTGGCCCTGCATGCTGGCTTTGGGACTACTTAAGACGCAGTAATCTG GCAGGATTTTTTCTACCGCTTAGTGGTGGAATTGACAGCTCTGCTACAGCTTGCATTGTATACTCCATGTGTCACCAGGTTTGCCTTGCAGTCAAGAATGGAA ATCAAGGTGTGCTAGCCGATGTACGTAGGATAGTGAATGATGAGACCTATACTCCTGAGGATTCCCAGGAATTCTGTGGACATATCTTCACCACTTGTTACATGGCTAGCGAGAACTCCTCCCAGGATACATACAACAGGGCCAAATTATTGGCTGAACAAATAGGCAG CTATCATATAAATCTAAACATAGATGTGGCAGTGAAAGCCATTGTGGGGATTTTCAGTATGGTGATGGGCAGATCTCCCCAGTTTCGTGTCCatggagggagcagcagggaaaATCTGGCACTGCAAAATGTGCAG GCTAGAATAAGAATGGTCCTTGCCTACTTGTTTGCTCAGCTGAGTCATTGGGCTCGTGGGATGCCTGGTGGGCTTCTAGTGCTTGGATCAGCCAATGTGGACGAAAG TCTTCACGGATACTTGACCAAGTACGATTGCTCCAGTGCCGATATCAATCCTGTTGGTGGAATCAGCAAGACTGACCTGAGAAGTTTCATACAGTATTGTATGGAAAACTTCCAGCTTACAGCACTCAGAAG TATTATATCAGCTCCACCAACTGCAGAGTTAGAGCCCCTTGCAGATGGACAAGTGTCTCAAACTGATGAGGTAATGGGCAGTGACTTTAAAAAATGCTGTG GAAGATATGGGGATGACATACACAGAGCTCTCAGTCTATGGCAAACTAAGGAAGATGGCCAAGGCTGGACCTTACAGCATGTTTTGTAA
- the NADSYN1 gene encoding glutamine-dependent NAD(+) synthetase isoform X3: MLGSPMHTDSGYGCSDHYYESDTLLHSFEVLAKLLESPATQDIICDVGMPVMCRNVRYNCRVIFLNKKILLIRPKMILANTGNYRELRWFTPWSRARFVEEYFLPRMIQEVTGQETVPFGDAVLATKDTCLGSEICEELWAPNSPHIEMGLDGVEIFTNSSGSHHVLRKAHTRVNMVNSATAKSGGIYVLANQKGCDGDRLYYDGCAMISMNGDTIAQGSQFSLNDVEVLVATLDLEDVRSYRAEISCRNLEASKVNSYSRIKVNFALSCSDDICIPACEPIQWRYHSPEEEICLGPACWLWDYLRRSNLAGFFLPLSGGIDSSATACIVYSMCHQVCLAVKNGNQGVLADVRRIVNDETYTPEDSQEFCGHIFTTCYMASENSSQDTYNRAKLLAEQIGSYHINLNIDVAVKAIVGIFSMVMGRSPQFRVHGGSSRENLALQNVQARIRMVLAYLFAQLSHWARGMPGGLLVLGSANVDESLHGYLTKYDCSSADINPVGGISKTDLRSFIQYCMENFQLTALRSIISAPPTAELEPLADGQVSQTDEVMGSDFKKCCVPFLCMIFQEDMGMTYTELSVYGKLRKMAKAGPYSMFCKLINMWKEICTPREVASKVKHFFRMYSINRHKMTTLTPAYHAENYSPEDNRFDLRPFLYNSTWSWQFRSIDKQVSNLESKEGKPVPEDVD, translated from the exons TGGCTATGGCTGTTCAGATCACTATTATGAATCTGATACGCTGTTACATTCATTTGAAGTTCTGGCAAAGCTTTTGGAATCTCCTGCCACTCAAGACATCATCTGTGATGTGGGAAT GCCTGTTATGTGCAGAAATGTTCGCTACAACTGTAGAGTGATCTTTTTAAACAA gaaaattcttCTGATCAGGCCAAAGATGATACTGGCAAATACAGGAAATTACAGGGAACTTCGATGGTTTACCCCATGGAGCAGAGCACG GTTTGTGGAGGAATATTTTCTCCCCAGGATGATACAGGAGGTGACAGGACAG GAAACTGTTCCTTTTGGTGATGCAGTGCTAGCAACCAAAGATACATGCCTAGGGAGTGAAATCTGTGAAGAGCTGTGGGCACCAAATAG CCCTCATATTGAAATGGGTCTTGATGGGGTAGAGATCTTCACTAATTCATCAGGGAGTCACCATGTGCTGCGGAAAGCTCATACCCGTGTGAATATGGTAAATTCTGCAACAGCAAAG agTGGTGGGATTTACGTCTTAGCCAATCAGAAAGGCTGTGATGGTGATCGTCTGTACTATGATGGTTGTGCCATGATTTCTATGAATGGAGACACTATTGCTCAAGGATCCCAGTTTTCACTGAATGATGTG GAAGTCTTGGTTGCTACACTGGATTTGGAAGATGTTCGAAGTTATAGGGCAGAAATTTCATGTCGTAACCTAGAG GCAAGCAAAGTGAATtcctattccagaataaaagtgaaTTTTGCTCTGTCGTGTTCTGATGATATCTGTATACCTGCATGTGAGCCAATCCAGTGGAGATATCATAGTCCAGAGGAAGAAATCTG TCTTGGCCCTGCATGCTGGCTTTGGGACTACTTAAGACGCAGTAATCTG GCAGGATTTTTTCTACCGCTTAGTGGTGGAATTGACAGCTCTGCTACAGCTTGCATTGTATACTCCATGTGTCACCAGGTTTGCCTTGCAGTCAAGAATGGAA ATCAAGGTGTGCTAGCCGATGTACGTAGGATAGTGAATGATGAGACCTATACTCCTGAGGATTCCCAGGAATTCTGTGGACATATCTTCACCACTTGTTACATGGCTAGCGAGAACTCCTCCCAGGATACATACAACAGGGCCAAATTATTGGCTGAACAAATAGGCAG CTATCATATAAATCTAAACATAGATGTGGCAGTGAAAGCCATTGTGGGGATTTTCAGTATGGTGATGGGCAGATCTCCCCAGTTTCGTGTCCatggagggagcagcagggaaaATCTGGCACTGCAAAATGTGCAG GCTAGAATAAGAATGGTCCTTGCCTACTTGTTTGCTCAGCTGAGTCATTGGGCTCGTGGGATGCCTGGTGGGCTTCTAGTGCTTGGATCAGCCAATGTGGACGAAAG TCTTCACGGATACTTGACCAAGTACGATTGCTCCAGTGCCGATATCAATCCTGTTGGTGGAATCAGCAAGACTGACCTGAGAAGTTTCATACAGTATTGTATGGAAAACTTCCAGCTTACAGCACTCAGAAG TATTATATCAGCTCCACCAACTGCAGAGTTAGAGCCCCTTGCAGATGGACAAGTGTCTCAAACTGATGAGGTAATGGGCAGTGACTTTAAAAAATGCTGTG TGCCCTTTTTGTGTATGATATTTCAGGAAGATATGGGGATGACATACACAGAGCTCTCAGTCTATGGCAAACTAAGGAAGATGGCCAAGGCTGGACCTTACAGCATGTTTTGTAAGCTGATCAATATGTGGAAGGAGATCTGTACCCCAAGAGag GTGGCATCCAAGGTTAAGCATTTTTTCAGGATGTACTCAATTAACAGACATAAAATGACCACCCTCACACCTGCCTATCATGCTGAAAACTACAGTCCTGAGGACAACCGATTTGACCTGAGACCTTTCCTTTACAACTCCACCTGGTCCTGGCAGTTTAGGTCTATAGATAAACAG GTTTCCAATCTAGAAAGTAAGGAAGGGAAGCCTGTACCTGAAGATGTGGACTGA
- the NADSYN1 gene encoding glutamine-dependent NAD(+) synthetase isoform X1: MGRTVTVATCALNQWALDFDGNLARILKSIEIAKYKGARYRLGPELEICGYGCSDHYYESDTLLHSFEVLAKLLESPATQDIICDVGMPVMCRNVRYNCRVIFLNKKILLIRPKMILANTGNYRELRWFTPWSRARFVEEYFLPRMIQEVTGQETVPFGDAVLATKDTCLGSEICEELWAPNSPHIEMGLDGVEIFTNSSGSHHVLRKAHTRVNMVNSATAKSGGIYVLANQKGCDGDRLYYDGCAMISMNGDTIAQGSQFSLNDVEVLVATLDLEDVRSYRAEISCRNLEASKVNSYSRIKVNFALSCSDDICIPACEPIQWRYHSPEEEICLGPACWLWDYLRRSNLAGFFLPLSGGIDSSATACIVYSMCHQVCLAVKNGNQGVLADVRRIVNDETYTPEDSQEFCGHIFTTCYMASENSSQDTYNRAKLLAEQIGSYHINLNIDVAVKAIVGIFSMVMGRSPQFRVHGGSSRENLALQNVQARIRMVLAYLFAQLSHWARGMPGGLLVLGSANVDESLHGYLTKYDCSSADINPVGGISKTDLRSFIQYCMENFQLTALRSIISAPPTAELEPLADGQVSQTDEVMGSDFKKCCVPFLCMIFQEDMGMTYTELSVYGKLRKMAKAGPYSMFCKLINMWKEICTPREVASKVKHFFRMYSINRHKMTTLTPAYHAENYSPEDNRFDLRPFLYNSTWSWQFRSIDKQVSNLESKEGKPVPEDVD; the protein is encoded by the exons TGGCTATGGCTGTTCAGATCACTATTATGAATCTGATACGCTGTTACATTCATTTGAAGTTCTGGCAAAGCTTTTGGAATCTCCTGCCACTCAAGACATCATCTGTGATGTGGGAAT GCCTGTTATGTGCAGAAATGTTCGCTACAACTGTAGAGTGATCTTTTTAAACAA gaaaattcttCTGATCAGGCCAAAGATGATACTGGCAAATACAGGAAATTACAGGGAACTTCGATGGTTTACCCCATGGAGCAGAGCACG GTTTGTGGAGGAATATTTTCTCCCCAGGATGATACAGGAGGTGACAGGACAG GAAACTGTTCCTTTTGGTGATGCAGTGCTAGCAACCAAAGATACATGCCTAGGGAGTGAAATCTGTGAAGAGCTGTGGGCACCAAATAG CCCTCATATTGAAATGGGTCTTGATGGGGTAGAGATCTTCACTAATTCATCAGGGAGTCACCATGTGCTGCGGAAAGCTCATACCCGTGTGAATATGGTAAATTCTGCAACAGCAAAG agTGGTGGGATTTACGTCTTAGCCAATCAGAAAGGCTGTGATGGTGATCGTCTGTACTATGATGGTTGTGCCATGATTTCTATGAATGGAGACACTATTGCTCAAGGATCCCAGTTTTCACTGAATGATGTG GAAGTCTTGGTTGCTACACTGGATTTGGAAGATGTTCGAAGTTATAGGGCAGAAATTTCATGTCGTAACCTAGAG GCAAGCAAAGTGAATtcctattccagaataaaagtgaaTTTTGCTCTGTCGTGTTCTGATGATATCTGTATACCTGCATGTGAGCCAATCCAGTGGAGATATCATAGTCCAGAGGAAGAAATCTG TCTTGGCCCTGCATGCTGGCTTTGGGACTACTTAAGACGCAGTAATCTG GCAGGATTTTTTCTACCGCTTAGTGGTGGAATTGACAGCTCTGCTACAGCTTGCATTGTATACTCCATGTGTCACCAGGTTTGCCTTGCAGTCAAGAATGGAA ATCAAGGTGTGCTAGCCGATGTACGTAGGATAGTGAATGATGAGACCTATACTCCTGAGGATTCCCAGGAATTCTGTGGACATATCTTCACCACTTGTTACATGGCTAGCGAGAACTCCTCCCAGGATACATACAACAGGGCCAAATTATTGGCTGAACAAATAGGCAG CTATCATATAAATCTAAACATAGATGTGGCAGTGAAAGCCATTGTGGGGATTTTCAGTATGGTGATGGGCAGATCTCCCCAGTTTCGTGTCCatggagggagcagcagggaaaATCTGGCACTGCAAAATGTGCAG GCTAGAATAAGAATGGTCCTTGCCTACTTGTTTGCTCAGCTGAGTCATTGGGCTCGTGGGATGCCTGGTGGGCTTCTAGTGCTTGGATCAGCCAATGTGGACGAAAG TCTTCACGGATACTTGACCAAGTACGATTGCTCCAGTGCCGATATCAATCCTGTTGGTGGAATCAGCAAGACTGACCTGAGAAGTTTCATACAGTATTGTATGGAAAACTTCCAGCTTACAGCACTCAGAAG TATTATATCAGCTCCACCAACTGCAGAGTTAGAGCCCCTTGCAGATGGACAAGTGTCTCAAACTGATGAGGTAATGGGCAGTGACTTTAAAAAATGCTGTG TGCCCTTTTTGTGTATGATATTTCAGGAAGATATGGGGATGACATACACAGAGCTCTCAGTCTATGGCAAACTAAGGAAGATGGCCAAGGCTGGACCTTACAGCATGTTTTGTAAGCTGATCAATATGTGGAAGGAGATCTGTACCCCAAGAGag GTGGCATCCAAGGTTAAGCATTTTTTCAGGATGTACTCAATTAACAGACATAAAATGACCACCCTCACACCTGCCTATCATGCTGAAAACTACAGTCCTGAGGACAACCGATTTGACCTGAGACCTTTCCTTTACAACTCCACCTGGTCCTGGCAGTTTAGGTCTATAGATAAACAG GTTTCCAATCTAGAAAGTAAGGAAGGGAAGCCTGTACCTGAAGATGTGGACTGA